Genomic window (Halobacterium sp. R2-5):
CGAACCTATCTTTGATAAATAATTCCCGATATGAGTGGAGTATAATATATGATATAACTAATATAACTACTCCGATGATTGGGAGAGGGGAGACCATTGGATAGTTCAGATAAAACAGAGGAGTGCTGTTAATTTTTCGCGCGCCCTAGGGTGGTTGCAGGTGCGGCTGCGGAATGGTGGGGAGTGTTTTGGATTGGTGGCCTTAGCCACACCCCTAACGGAGAATCGAACGCCCCCCGTGAGATTCTCCGCGTGGGTGCGGTCGGCGTGATCGCGCCGGCCGCCCGCGTCGAGGCCGCCCATCGCAACTGAGATTGCACTAACGAGCCGTCTCACGGCAAGTAAAGTTGCGTCAAACGGTGTTCTGGACGGTGTTGCCACTATCCGCGGGCCGCGCTACCGGAGCGCCTTCCACGCGCGACGGGTTGCGTCGACGCCGTTCGCGCGGAACTTCACAACTGCCTGCCGGAATCGCTCAGGGTCTTGGCCAGCTGCCTCCCACTTCTCGAAGGCCGTCTTCAGCCGGTGCGAGACCGTGCTCGGCAGCCCATTGTACGACCACGTCACTCCATCGAACTCGCCGAGGTCGATCTCCAGGGCATCCGCGCGATTCCGAATGTCGACGCCGTGGCGATTGCACCACGCGACCCACTCGGCCATCGCGTCAGAAGCGCCGCGTTCGGCCGCTTCTATCGCCTTTGCGGAGGTCTCAACGGCCGTCCGCGTCGCCTCACGGGCGTCCTGTACGGCATCGTGCACCATTTCAGCGACGTAGTCCGAGCGCAGCCCGACCTCGCCGTACTTCCGGGAGACGAGTTCCTCCATTGCACGCAGCGCCCGCCGGACGCTACCAACGTGCCGGTCGTTCGCCTCCGCAATATCCTGCGGAGAGACTTCGCCACCGTCCGTGACAAGCATATCGAGCGATTCCCACTGAATCGGCGACAGTCCGTCCGTGAGGTGGCGCACGACCACGCTTTCCTGTTCCTGCCGAATCCGCGTGAGGTCTAACTGAATTGGGTCCGGGCCGCGCTCGCTCGTCGAAGGAGCCCAATACGCATCATTCTTGACGTAGGGACTGCCGCCCATGTTGCCGGGCGAAACGTCGAAGCCGGCATCCGACAGAACCGACAGGACTGTCTGGTCTAACTCGCGCTCCAGGTCTACGAGGTCGTCGTAGTAGACGGTCTGCTCGCGCTCCAGCAGCGAATGCTGGAGGCTGGCGCCGACCTTCGGGTGTGCCAGCGGGTTATCCGGGTCGAGACGCGCGGCTTCGCGGGCGTAGTAGTGTTTGACCTCCTTCGGGTAGCGGTGGCCGGGGAACGCCTCACCGAGCCGCTCGGCGTCGAGTGTCGCTGTATGGTAGTAGCCGGCCAGATTCTCACCCTTCTCGTCGGTGTCGTTCTGCACGAGTTTCCGGTAGCCCGTACGGTCGTTCTCGAGGAGGTGCGCCATCGAGGCTATCGGCCCATCGCGGCCGTGGACCGGGCCGCTGCTGTCGCGGTGGACGCGCGCGTACTTCTCGGCGTCCGTAATGTTGCTCGTTGCAGCTGGCGTCTCGAAGTACCCCGCCGAGAAGCCGAGCACGCGCGCGGCCGTCTGGAAGAGGTCCAGATACCGCGTGAACTCGATGTTGCTGCCCTGAATTCGGACGTTCAGGCCGTCGTTCTGCAGCGTCGGCGGTACGGGGATCTCCACCACGTCACCGTCGCCGTTCTCAGCGTGGAGGCCCGCCCATCGCGGCGAGATATGCGCGGTAAAATCCTGCTTGCCGACGGGATCCTCGTCGGGGTGGCGGGCGACCTTCAGGCTGAACTCCCGAATCGTGTCGTGCTCGACGTGCGTGCCGCCGTCGGTGACGCCGCCGGTCGGCGGGAGCAGTCCGCCTTCGTCACGGTAGGATAGCCGTGCAACCCACTGCTCGCCCGCGTGCGTGAACTCCGCGCTCCGGCTGCCGTCGGCATCCTTCACGAGCGCGTCGGCGCCAAACCACGGATTCAGACCATTCTCGGCGAAGTGGAGGTTCGCATCGAACTCGTGGGCCGCGAGATCGAGCGTCCTCACTGCGA
Coding sequences:
- a CDS encoding helix-turn-helix domain-containing protein, with product MRTLDLAAHEFDANLHFAENGLNPWFGADALVKDADGSRSAEFTHAGEQWVARLSYRDEGGLLPPTGGVTDGGTHVEHDTIREFSLKVARHPDEDPVGKQDFTAHISPRWAGLHAENGDGDVVEIPVPPTLQNDGLNVRIQGSNIEFTRYLDLFQTAARVLGFSAGYFETPAATSNITDAEKYARVHRDSSGPVHGRDGPIASMAHLLENDRTGYRKLVQNDTDEKGENLAGYYHTATLDAERLGEAFPGHRYPKEVKHYYAREAARLDPDNPLAHPKVGASLQHSLLEREQTVYYDDLVDLERELDQTVLSVLSDAGFDVSPGNMGGSPYVKNDAYWAPSTSERGPDPIQLDLTRIRQEQESVVVRHLTDGLSPIQWESLDMLVTDGGEVSPQDIAEANDRHVGSVRRALRAMEELVSRKYGEVGLRSDYVAEMVHDAVQDAREATRTAVETSAKAIEAAERGASDAMAEWVAWCNRHGVDIRNRADALEIDLGEFDGVTWSYNGLPSTVSHRLKTAFEKWEAAGQDPERFRQAVVKFRANGVDATRRAWKALR